The following coding sequences are from one Microbacterium sp. SSM24 window:
- a CDS encoding fructose-specific PTS transporter subunit EIIC, with product MSDTITPDLVSLDVGLGADKAAVIRSLAARVVAQGRATDADALFADAWAREQKDETGLPGGIAIPHAKSAAVTEPSLAFARLSPGVDFGAPDGPADLVFLIAAPEGAAEAHLAVLSKLARSLMQDDFTSGLRAARTDDDVVAIVRAAIGEGDASATPAPAPVASAAAPAAAATGPSVDGHPARIVAVTSCATGIAHTFMAADALTAAGVATGVELTVEPQGSSGYQALPPEVIAAADAVIFATDVDVREIGRFAGKPVVRSGVKRGIEQPKELIAEAVAAAGDPNAPRVSAAATTGAAAAPTDNLSWGARIQRILLTGVSYMIPFVAGGGLLIALSFLPFLGGVNVNADGQAFDVVVQNALWDLPAGGLGQYLGSVLFVIGVTSMGFLVSALAGYIAFAIADRPGIAPGFVAGAVAVLMNAGFIGGIVGGLLAGFTALAIARLNAPRWLRGLMPVVIIPLLASIVASGLMVLFLGRPIATLMEWLNTWLTDMSDTSGIIVVGVILGLMMCFDLGGPVNKVAYAFAVAGLGAASAENPTPYLIMAAVMTAGMVPPLAMAFASTVLARRLFTPVERENGVAAWLLGAAFISEGAIPFAAADPLRVIPASMVGGAVTGALSMAFGVQSLAPHGGIFVLFAISPIWGFLVALIAGVLVSGFLVVAFKRFIAPKELQAAEDLPAVAVPA from the coding sequence GTGTCCGACACCATCACCCCAGACCTCGTCAGCCTCGACGTCGGTCTCGGCGCCGACAAGGCCGCCGTCATCCGCTCGCTCGCCGCGCGCGTCGTCGCGCAGGGCCGCGCGACGGACGCCGACGCGCTGTTCGCCGACGCCTGGGCGCGCGAGCAGAAGGACGAGACCGGCCTTCCCGGCGGCATCGCCATCCCGCACGCCAAGAGCGCGGCGGTGACGGAGCCGTCGCTCGCGTTCGCCCGTCTCTCACCGGGCGTCGACTTCGGCGCCCCCGACGGCCCGGCGGACCTCGTCTTCCTCATCGCGGCGCCCGAGGGCGCCGCCGAGGCTCACCTCGCGGTGCTCTCCAAGCTTGCCCGCAGCCTCATGCAGGACGACTTCACCAGCGGTCTGCGCGCCGCGAGGACCGACGACGACGTCGTCGCGATCGTGCGCGCGGCGATCGGCGAAGGAGACGCCTCGGCCACCCCCGCGCCCGCGCCGGTCGCATCGGCGGCCGCGCCGGCCGCGGCCGCCACCGGTCCCTCCGTGGACGGCCACCCCGCGCGCATCGTCGCGGTCACGTCGTGCGCCACCGGGATCGCGCACACCTTCATGGCCGCCGACGCGCTCACCGCCGCCGGTGTGGCCACCGGGGTGGAGCTCACCGTCGAGCCCCAGGGATCGAGCGGCTACCAGGCGCTGCCCCCCGAGGTGATCGCCGCCGCCGACGCCGTCATCTTCGCCACCGACGTCGATGTGCGCGAGATCGGCCGGTTCGCCGGCAAGCCCGTCGTGAGATCCGGCGTCAAGCGCGGCATCGAGCAGCCCAAGGAGCTCATCGCCGAGGCCGTCGCCGCCGCCGGCGACCCCAACGCCCCCCGCGTGAGCGCCGCGGCGACGACGGGTGCCGCGGCCGCTCCGACCGACAACCTCTCGTGGGGCGCCCGCATCCAGCGGATCCTCCTCACGGGCGTGAGCTACATGATCCCGTTCGTCGCGGGCGGCGGACTGCTGATCGCGCTGAGCTTCCTGCCGTTCCTGGGCGGCGTGAACGTCAACGCCGACGGCCAGGCGTTCGACGTCGTCGTGCAGAACGCGCTGTGGGATCTTCCCGCGGGCGGCCTCGGGCAGTATCTCGGCTCGGTCCTGTTCGTGATCGGCGTGACATCGATGGGCTTCCTCGTGTCGGCGCTGGCAGGCTACATCGCGTTCGCGATCGCCGACCGGCCCGGCATCGCACCGGGCTTCGTCGCCGGTGCCGTCGCCGTGCTCATGAACGCGGGCTTCATCGGCGGCATCGTCGGCGGTCTGCTCGCGGGGTTCACCGCGCTCGCGATCGCACGACTGAACGCGCCGCGCTGGCTGCGCGGGCTCATGCCGGTCGTGATCATCCCGCTCCTGGCGTCGATCGTGGCGTCGGGTCTCATGGTCCTGTTCCTCGGGCGCCCCATCGCCACCCTCATGGAGTGGCTGAACACGTGGCTGACGGACATGTCCGACACCTCCGGCATCATCGTGGTCGGCGTGATCCTGGGCCTCATGATGTGCTTCGACCTGGGCGGTCCGGTCAACAAGGTGGCGTACGCGTTCGCGGTTGCCGGTCTCGGGGCGGCTTCCGCTGAGAACCCGACCCCGTACCTGATCATGGCGGCCGTGATGACGGCCGGCATGGTGCCCCCGCTCGCGATGGCGTTCGCCTCGACCGTGCTCGCGCGTCGCCTGTTCACGCCCGTGGAGAGGGAGAACGGCGTGGCCGCGTGGCTGCTGGGAGCGGCGTTCATCAGCGAGGGCGCGATTCCGTTCGCGGCGGCCGACCCCCTCCGGGTCATCCCCGCCTCGATGGTCGGCGGAGCCGTCACCGGTGCGCTCAGCATGGCGTTCGGCGTGCAGTCGCTCGCTCCGCACGGCGGCATCTTCGTCCTGTTCGCGATCAGCCCCATCTGGGGATTCCTCGTCGCGCTGATCGCGGGCGTGCTGGTGTCGGGATTCCTGGTGGTCGCCTTCAAGCGATTCATCGCACCGAAGGAGCTGCAGGCGGCGGAGGATCTTCCCGCCGTCGCGGTTCCGGCGTGA
- a CDS encoding HPr family phosphocarrier protein, with protein MAERQATIASSSGLHARPAKLFVQAVQEKGVPVTIAVDGGPDLNAGSILSLMGLGASHGTVVTLKAEGDGAEQALDELVELLETDLDAQ; from the coding sequence ATGGCAGAACGTCAGGCCACCATCGCGAGCAGCTCCGGACTGCACGCCCGTCCCGCGAAGCTCTTCGTCCAGGCGGTGCAGGAGAAGGGCGTCCCGGTGACCATCGCCGTCGACGGGGGTCCCGACCTCAATGCGGGCAGCATCCTCTCCCTCATGGGCCTCGGCGCCTCACATGGTACGGTCGTGACACTCAAGGCCGAAGGGGACGGCGCTGAGCAGGCCCTCGACGAACTCGTGGAGCTGCTCGAGACCGACCTCGACGCGCAGTAG
- a CDS encoding MBL fold metallo-hydrolase: protein MRVTKFEHATLTLLESGRTLVIDPGSLTAPLADLEDLVGIVLTHEHPDHWTPEHLDRLLKAYPGTPIYAPEGVARAAAGYDVTVVRPGDTVELDPFRLEFFGGHHAVIHETIPVIDNVGVLVNGDFYYPGDSYAVPKGRAVRLLAAPVGAPWLKIGDAMDFVLAVAPRQAFGTHDMTLSRIGKDMGRARLRWATEQDGGEFLLLEAGDSTDI, encoded by the coding sequence ATGCGAGTGACCAAATTCGAGCACGCCACCCTGACCCTCCTCGAGTCCGGACGCACCCTCGTCATCGACCCCGGATCCCTGACCGCGCCGCTCGCCGACCTCGAGGACCTCGTGGGCATCGTCCTCACCCACGAGCATCCCGATCACTGGACCCCGGAGCATCTCGACCGTCTGCTGAAGGCGTACCCCGGCACTCCCATCTATGCGCCGGAAGGCGTCGCGCGCGCGGCGGCCGGCTACGACGTGACCGTCGTCCGCCCCGGCGACACGGTGGAACTCGACCCGTTCCGCCTCGAGTTCTTCGGCGGACACCACGCCGTGATCCACGAGACGATCCCCGTCATCGACAACGTGGGCGTGCTCGTCAACGGCGACTTCTACTATCCGGGCGACTCCTACGCCGTCCCGAAGGGGCGTGCGGTGCGTCTCCTCGCGGCACCCGTCGGTGCGCCGTGGCTCAAGATCGGCGATGCGATGGACTTCGTGCTCGCCGTCGCGCCGCGCCAGGCCTTCGGCACCCACGACATGACCCTCTCCCGCATCGGCAAGGACATGGGACGTGCACGGCTGCGGTGGGCGACCGAGCAGGACGGCGGCGAGTTCCTCCTGCTCGAGGCGGGCGACTCGACCGACATCTGA
- a CDS encoding DUF4349 domain-containing protein has product MSTQQPTGAPPELPELSERRIDDIEQELFADIARERAADRTRSARRGRLWLAGGAAAAVIVVAAVIAPAIIPLVSPVGGSSESAIEPGIAPDAPVDSGAVDGADGAATSEEDLGGGKGDLSGGSTFTEPDQGEREIITTASATVVVDDVTVAARTVGNSAVAHGGYVEAMSIGTDGEAVPIDPNSGIAYDTYPYPGGAWITVRVPSEDLPAIVDELSDLGEVTASTINRQDVTEQTVDLRARIEAAEASVDRLLDLMAEATTTADLIAAEAALSERQALLESYQQQLESLEGQVAMSSLTVTLTPVVETVEADPAGFTDGVLAGWNGLVATLNGIVIALGFLLPWLAVAAVVGLIVWAIVRWVRGRRERRRADAAAMADAREEVDTP; this is encoded by the coding sequence ATGAGCACCCAGCAGCCCACGGGCGCGCCGCCGGAGCTTCCCGAGCTCAGTGAGAGGCGCATCGACGACATCGAGCAGGAGCTGTTCGCCGACATCGCGCGCGAGCGCGCGGCGGACCGCACCCGCAGCGCCCGACGAGGCAGGCTGTGGCTCGCCGGGGGCGCGGCCGCGGCCGTCATCGTCGTGGCCGCCGTCATCGCGCCCGCGATCATTCCCCTCGTCTCCCCCGTCGGCGGCTCCAGCGAGTCCGCGATCGAACCCGGCATCGCCCCCGATGCCCCGGTCGACTCCGGCGCCGTCGACGGGGCCGACGGCGCCGCGACATCCGAGGAGGATCTCGGCGGCGGGAAGGGGGACCTGAGCGGCGGCTCGACCTTCACCGAGCCCGACCAGGGCGAACGCGAGATCATCACGACCGCATCGGCCACCGTCGTCGTCGACGATGTGACGGTCGCCGCCCGCACGGTGGGCAACTCCGCCGTCGCCCACGGCGGGTACGTCGAGGCGATGAGCATCGGCACCGACGGCGAGGCGGTGCCGATCGACCCGAACAGCGGGATCGCGTACGACACCTACCCGTATCCCGGCGGCGCCTGGATCACGGTGCGGGTCCCGTCCGAGGATCTCCCGGCCATCGTCGACGAGCTCTCGGACCTCGGCGAGGTCACCGCCTCCACGATCAACCGCCAGGACGTCACCGAGCAGACGGTCGATCTGCGCGCGCGCATCGAAGCGGCCGAGGCCTCCGTCGACCGGCTGCTGGACCTGATGGCAGAGGCCACCACCACCGCGGACCTCATCGCGGCCGAGGCCGCGCTGTCGGAGCGGCAGGCCCTTCTCGAGTCCTACCAGCAGCAGCTGGAGAGCCTCGAGGGCCAGGTCGCGATGTCGTCCCTCACCGTGACGCTGACGCCGGTGGTCGAAACCGTGGAGGCCGACCCCGCAGGGTTCACCGACGGCGTGCTCGCCGGTTGGAACGGCCTCGTCGCGACGCTCAACGGCATCGTGATCGCCCTCGGCTTCCTGCTCCCGTGGCTCGCGGTCGCCGCCGTGGTCGGACTGATCGTCTGGGCGATCGTTCGCTGGGTGCGAGGGCGACGCGAGCGGAGGCGAGCGGATGCCGCGGCGATGGCGGATGCGCGGGAAGAGGTCGACACCCCGTAG
- a CDS encoding RNA polymerase sigma factor, protein MQQIERDDAALVAQAAGGSEHAFRTLYRAYVRPVYWLAHGLVGNAADAEDVTQETFLVAWRKLPGLELAGESLLPWLATVCRFQAANRIRRQKRDRENTAAAADDTLPATVDVEEQVIGADLADRILQEVAGLSPLDRDIFRLCAAEGYAYQAAADELGVAHGVVRNRLSRIRTRLRTVVKEST, encoded by the coding sequence ATGCAGCAGATCGAGCGGGACGACGCCGCGCTCGTGGCGCAGGCGGCGGGCGGGAGCGAACACGCCTTCCGCACGCTGTACCGCGCCTACGTGCGCCCCGTCTACTGGCTCGCGCACGGGCTGGTGGGGAACGCGGCGGATGCCGAGGACGTGACGCAGGAGACCTTCCTGGTCGCGTGGCGGAAGCTGCCCGGGCTCGAGCTGGCAGGCGAGTCGTTGCTGCCGTGGCTGGCGACCGTGTGCCGGTTCCAGGCGGCCAACCGCATCCGCCGGCAGAAGCGCGACCGCGAGAACACCGCGGCCGCCGCCGACGACACCCTTCCCGCCACCGTGGATGTCGAGGAGCAGGTGATCGGAGCCGACCTGGCCGACCGCATCCTGCAGGAGGTCGCGGGGCTCAGCCCCCTCGACCGCGACATCTTCCGGCTCTGCGCCGCCGAGGGGTACGCCTACCAGGCCGCCGCCGACGAGCTCGGCGTCGCGCACGGGGTCGTCCGCAATCGTCTCTCCCGCATCCGCACGCGACTGCGGACCGTTGTGAAGGAGAGCACATGA
- a CDS encoding TerC family protein, whose protein sequence is MDLELPLWFEIGSLVILTLILVGDLLLILKRPHIPSTRESTLWVVFYVTLALIFAGLMWVFAGPEYAGQFVAGWLTEYSLSIDNLFVFVLIMSQFAVPRRYQQEVLMVGIIIALVLRGLFILAGAAIIEQFSWVFYIFGAFLVWTAWRQAFPGGDHDEDVKQENFVVRMLRRFIDISDHYDGAKLRTVVDGKKLWTPMIIVFAAIGVTDLLFAIDSIPAIFGITQSPFIVFTANIFALMGLRQLYFLLGDLLDRLRYLHYGIAFILAFIGIKLVFHAMHVNELPFINNGEPIEWAPEISTWMSLGVIIVAMTVATVASLIASARDKRAGTPDAASAVAAEAPAGTEGAAAAAAVVAEEKGTPPTVEQPRDER, encoded by the coding sequence ATGGACCTCGAACTTCCCCTGTGGTTCGAAATCGGATCCCTCGTGATCCTGACGCTCATCCTCGTGGGCGACCTGCTCCTCATCCTGAAGCGCCCGCACATCCCGTCGACCCGGGAGTCGACCCTGTGGGTCGTGTTCTACGTCACACTCGCCCTGATCTTCGCCGGGCTGATGTGGGTGTTCGCCGGCCCCGAATACGCGGGTCAGTTCGTCGCAGGCTGGCTCACCGAGTACAGCCTGTCGATCGACAACCTCTTCGTCTTCGTCCTGATCATGAGCCAGTTCGCGGTGCCGCGCCGCTATCAGCAGGAGGTGCTGATGGTGGGCATCATCATCGCCCTCGTGCTGCGCGGTCTCTTCATCCTGGCCGGCGCCGCGATCATCGAGCAGTTCAGCTGGGTGTTCTACATCTTCGGCGCGTTCCTCGTGTGGACGGCGTGGCGGCAGGCGTTCCCCGGCGGCGACCACGACGAGGACGTCAAGCAGGAGAACTTCGTGGTGCGGATGCTGCGCCGCTTCATCGACATCAGCGACCACTACGACGGCGCGAAGCTTCGCACGGTCGTCGACGGGAAGAAGCTCTGGACGCCGATGATCATCGTCTTCGCGGCGATCGGCGTCACCGACCTGCTCTTCGCGATCGACTCGATCCCCGCGATCTTCGGCATCACGCAGAGCCCTTTCATCGTCTTCACGGCGAACATCTTCGCCCTCATGGGCCTGCGCCAGCTGTACTTCCTGCTCGGCGACCTGCTCGACCGGCTGCGGTATCTGCACTACGGCATCGCGTTCATCCTCGCCTTCATCGGGATCAAGCTGGTCTTCCACGCGATGCACGTCAACGAGCTGCCGTTCATCAACAACGGAGAGCCGATCGAGTGGGCGCCGGAGATCTCCACATGGATGTCGCTCGGCGTGATCATCGTCGCGATGACGGTCGCGACGGTCGCCAGCCTGATCGCCTCGGCGCGCGACAAGCGGGCGGGAACTCCGGATGCCGCGTCCGCCGTCGCAGCGGAGGCGCCGGCCGGCACCGAGGGGGCCGCTGCTGCCGCGGCCGTCGTCGCGGAGGAGAAGGGCACGCCGCCCACCGTTGAACAGCCGCGCGACGAGCGCTGA
- the leuC gene encoding 3-isopropylmalate dehydratase large subunit, translating to MSTSDASVIPDRPRTLAEKVWDDHLVVKGEDGQPDLIYIDLHLLHEVTSPQAFDGLRAEGRPVRRLDLSIATEDHNTPTIDIDKPIADLTSRTQIETLRRNAEEFGVRLHSLGDKEQGIVHVVGPQLGLTMPGITVVCGDSHTSTHGAFGAMAFGIGTSEVEHVLATQTLPLKPFKTMAITVEGDLRPGVTAKDIVLAIIAKIGANGGQGYVLEFRGSAIRALSMEGRMTICNMSIEAGARAGMVAPDETTFAYVEGRDHAPTGQDWEDAVAYWRTLPSDEGAVYDAEVYLDANELEPFVTWGTNPGQGVSLSGVVPTPSDIADPNDRAAAERAIEYMDLTPGTPLKAVPVDAVFMGSCTNSRIEDLRAFASVIKGRTKAEGVRVMVVPGSARVRLEAEAEGLDKVFIEFGAEWRFAGCSMCLGMNPDQLAPGERCASTSNRNFEGRQGKGGRTHLVSPLVAAATAVRGTLSSPGDLEPVASDAPVGAGAGA from the coding sequence ATGAGCACTTCCGACGCCTCCGTCATCCCCGATCGTCCGCGCACCCTCGCCGAGAAGGTGTGGGACGACCACCTCGTCGTCAAGGGTGAGGACGGCCAGCCCGACCTCATCTACATCGACCTCCACCTTCTGCATGAGGTGACCAGCCCGCAGGCCTTCGACGGTCTGCGCGCCGAGGGCCGCCCGGTCCGCCGTCTCGATCTCTCGATCGCCACCGAGGACCACAACACTCCGACGATCGACATCGACAAGCCGATCGCCGACCTGACCAGCCGCACCCAGATCGAGACACTGCGCCGCAACGCCGAGGAGTTCGGCGTGCGCCTGCACTCGCTCGGCGACAAGGAGCAGGGAATCGTCCACGTCGTCGGCCCGCAGCTCGGCCTGACGATGCCGGGCATCACCGTGGTGTGCGGCGACAGCCACACATCGACCCACGGCGCGTTCGGGGCGATGGCCTTCGGCATCGGCACGAGCGAGGTCGAGCACGTGCTCGCCACCCAGACGCTCCCGCTGAAGCCGTTCAAGACGATGGCGATCACCGTCGAAGGCGACCTCCGGCCGGGCGTCACCGCCAAGGACATCGTGCTCGCGATCATCGCGAAGATCGGTGCCAACGGCGGCCAGGGCTACGTTCTCGAGTTCCGCGGCAGCGCGATCCGCGCCCTCTCGATGGAGGGCCGCATGACGATCTGCAACATGTCGATCGAGGCCGGCGCGCGCGCCGGCATGGTCGCTCCCGACGAGACGACCTTCGCGTACGTCGAGGGTCGCGATCACGCGCCGACGGGCCAGGACTGGGAGGATGCCGTCGCCTACTGGCGCACGCTGCCCAGCGACGAGGGCGCGGTCTACGACGCCGAGGTCTACCTCGACGCGAACGAGCTCGAGCCGTTCGTCACGTGGGGCACCAACCCCGGGCAGGGCGTGTCGCTCTCGGGCGTCGTCCCCACTCCGTCCGACATCGCCGACCCCAACGATCGGGCCGCCGCCGAGCGTGCGATCGAGTACATGGACCTGACGCCGGGCACGCCGCTCAAGGCCGTGCCCGTCGACGCCGTCTTCATGGGGTCGTGCACGAACAGCCGCATCGAGGATCTCCGTGCGTTCGCGTCGGTCATCAAGGGCCGCACGAAAGCCGAGGGCGTGCGCGTGATGGTCGTGCCGGGCTCCGCCCGTGTGCGACTGGAGGCCGAGGCCGAGGGCCTGGACAAGGTCTTCATCGAGTTCGGCGCCGAGTGGCGGTTCGCCGGCTGCTCGATGTGCCTGGGCATGAACCCCGACCAGCTGGCGCCGGGGGAGCGCTGCGCATCGACGAGCAACCGCAACTTCGAAGGACGCCAGGGCAAGGGCGGGCGGACACATCTCGTGTCGCCGCTCGTCGCCGCCGCGACGGCGGTGCGCGGAACCCTTTCGAGCCCCGGCGACCTCGAACCGGTCGCGTCCGATGCGCCGGTCGGCGCAGGAGCGGGGGCCTGA
- the leuD gene encoding 3-isopropylmalate dehydratase small subunit, which produces MEKFTTHTGIAAPLKRSAVDTDQIIPAVYLKRVTKTGFEDALFANWRQDPEFVLNRPDYAGASILVAGPDFGTGSSREHAVWALRDFGFQVVLSPKFADIFRGNAGKQGLLTGVISEADLEAVWAAIEADPGIRMTVDLAARRATIGDLEVAFDIDDYTRWRLLEGLDDIGLTLRNEDKIAQFEARREAWRPRTLPVP; this is translated from the coding sequence ATGGAGAAGTTCACCACGCACACCGGCATCGCCGCACCGCTCAAGCGCTCGGCGGTCGACACCGACCAGATCATCCCCGCCGTCTACCTCAAGCGGGTCACCAAGACCGGATTCGAGGACGCCCTGTTCGCCAACTGGCGGCAGGACCCGGAATTCGTCCTCAATCGGCCCGACTACGCCGGTGCGAGCATCCTCGTCGCCGGCCCCGACTTCGGAACGGGCTCCAGCCGTGAGCACGCCGTGTGGGCGCTGCGGGACTTCGGCTTCCAGGTGGTGCTCAGCCCCAAGTTCGCCGACATCTTCCGCGGCAACGCCGGCAAGCAGGGATTGCTCACCGGCGTCATCTCCGAGGCCGATCTCGAGGCCGTCTGGGCCGCCATCGAGGCCGATCCCGGCATCCGGATGACCGTCGATCTGGCTGCCCGCCGCGCGACGATCGGCGATCTCGAGGTCGCTTTCGACATCGACGATTACACTAGGTGGCGGCTTCTCGAAGGGCTCGACGACATCGGGCTCACGCTGCGCAACGAAGACAAGATCGCGCAGTTCGAGGCTCGCCGCGAGGCATGGCGGCCGCGGACGCTTCCCGTTCCGTAA
- the murA gene encoding UDP-N-acetylglucosamine 1-carboxyvinyltransferase: MKSALSVTPSTQAAEKEPVGDVLAIRGGRPLTGRVEVKGAKNLVTKAMVAALLGETTSTLRDVPDISDVQVVRSLLEVHGVRVIDGDEEGTILLDPSGAVSAHFEEIDAHAGASRIPILFCGPLLHLLGEALIPDLGGCRIGDRPINFHMDALRAFGAVVDKSYEGIRITAPNGLHGANIELPYPSVGATEQVLLTAVKAKGTTELRNAAIEPEIMDLIAVLQKMGAIISYEPNRVILIEGVDDLRGYDHRAIFDRNEAASWACAALATDGDIFVGGAKQQEMLTFLNVFRKAGGWFDVHEDGIQFRRGGALKPVTVETDVHPGFMTDWQQPLIVALTQAEGRSTVHETVYENRLGFTSALNQMGADIVVHPHGIDASDRRVPRRALEQAAVITGPTPLHAADVEVPDLRGGYSYVIAALAAEGESTVRNVGIIRRGYEKFLTKLDTLGADFDVIG, translated from the coding sequence ATGAAGTCCGCTCTCAGCGTTACGCCGAGCACCCAGGCAGCCGAGAAGGAGCCGGTCGGCGATGTCCTCGCCATCCGCGGCGGTCGTCCGCTGACCGGTCGAGTCGAGGTCAAGGGCGCGAAGAACCTCGTCACGAAGGCGATGGTGGCGGCGCTGCTGGGGGAGACCACGAGCACGCTCCGCGACGTGCCCGACATCAGCGATGTGCAGGTCGTCCGCTCCCTCCTCGAGGTCCACGGCGTCCGCGTCATCGACGGCGACGAAGAGGGCACGATCCTCCTCGACCCGAGTGGTGCCGTCTCGGCCCACTTCGAGGAGATCGACGCCCACGCCGGCGCATCGCGCATCCCGATCCTCTTCTGCGGGCCGCTGCTTCATCTGCTCGGCGAGGCGCTGATCCCCGACCTCGGCGGCTGCCGGATCGGCGACCGTCCGATCAATTTCCACATGGACGCCCTGCGTGCGTTCGGCGCGGTCGTCGACAAGAGCTACGAGGGCATCCGCATCACCGCCCCGAACGGCCTGCACGGCGCGAACATCGAGCTGCCGTACCCGAGTGTCGGAGCGACCGAGCAGGTGCTGCTCACCGCTGTGAAGGCGAAGGGCACCACAGAGCTGCGCAACGCCGCGATCGAGCCCGAGATCATGGACCTCATCGCGGTCCTGCAGAAGATGGGCGCGATCATCTCGTACGAGCCGAATCGCGTCATCCTCATCGAGGGTGTCGACGACCTCCGCGGCTACGACCACCGCGCGATCTTCGACCGGAACGAGGCGGCGTCGTGGGCGTGCGCGGCTCTCGCCACCGACGGCGACATCTTCGTCGGCGGCGCGAAGCAGCAGGAGATGCTGACCTTCCTCAACGTCTTCCGCAAGGCCGGCGGGTGGTTCGACGTGCACGAGGACGGCATCCAGTTCCGTCGCGGCGGCGCGCTCAAGCCGGTGACCGTCGAGACCGATGTGCACCCGGGCTTCATGACCGACTGGCAGCAGCCGCTCATCGTCGCGCTCACCCAGGCAGAAGGTCGCTCGACCGTGCACGAGACCGTCTACGAGAACCGGCTCGGATTCACCAGCGCGCTCAACCAGATGGGCGCCGACATCGTCGTGCACCCGCACGGCATCGATGCATCCGACCGCCGCGTTCCTCGCCGCGCGCTCGAGCAGGCCGCCGTCATCACGGGTCCGACTCCGCTGCACGCGGCCGACGTCGAGGTGCCCGATCTTCGCGGCGGGTACAGCTACGTCATCGCCGCCCTCGCGGCGGAGGGGGAGTCGACCGTGCGGAACGTCGGCATCATCCGGCGCGGCTACGAGAAGTTCCTCACCAAGCTCGACACGCTCGGCGCCGACTTCGACGTCATCGGCTGA
- a CDS encoding lysophospholipid acyltransferase family protein, which translates to MANERLRASKEKSRPSIFWPLAAIVVPLASLLFKLEIRDGHKLPREGAYVLAPNHVSEIDPIVVALAVWRLGRAPRFMAKESLFRVPVLGWVLRVTGMVPVSRSTSATAARATLESSETLVRHGRGVIVYPEGSLTREPDLWPMRGKTGAVRLALAGGIPLIPMAQWGAQQVLPRYGKLKLWPLRRRVTVIVGDPVDLSGFASTETQPAALIAATDIVMADVSGLLSELRGEPAPAERWNPSDHGQKETGRLES; encoded by the coding sequence GTGGCGAACGAACGACTGCGCGCTTCGAAGGAGAAGTCGCGTCCCAGCATCTTCTGGCCGCTGGCCGCGATCGTCGTGCCCCTGGCCAGCCTGCTCTTCAAGCTCGAGATCCGCGACGGTCACAAGCTCCCGCGGGAGGGGGCGTACGTCCTCGCCCCGAACCACGTGAGTGAGATCGATCCCATCGTCGTGGCCCTCGCGGTGTGGCGACTGGGTCGCGCACCGCGTTTCATGGCGAAGGAGAGCCTGTTCCGCGTGCCGGTGCTCGGATGGGTCCTGCGGGTGACCGGGATGGTGCCGGTCTCACGCTCCACCTCCGCGACAGCGGCTCGTGCGACGCTCGAATCCTCCGAGACCCTCGTGCGACACGGCCGGGGCGTCATCGTCTATCCCGAGGGCTCGCTCACTCGCGAGCCCGATCTCTGGCCGATGCGCGGAAAGACCGGGGCGGTCCGGCTCGCGCTGGCGGGCGGCATCCCGCTCATCCCGATGGCGCAGTGGGGCGCTCAGCAGGTGCTCCCGCGGTACGGGAAGCTGAAGCTGTGGCCGCTGCGTCGCCGGGTGACCGTGATCGTCGGCGACCCGGTCGACCTCTCGGGGTTCGCGTCGACAGAGACCCAGCCTGCCGCGCTGATCGCGGCGACCGATATCGTGATGGCGGACGTCTCGGGTCTCCTGTCGGAGCTGCGCGGCGAACCCGCGCCGGCCGAGCGCTGGAACCCGTCAGACCACGGCCAGAAGGAGACCGGTCGCCTTGAGTCGTAG